A genomic segment from Polyangium mundeleinium encodes:
- a CDS encoding serine/threonine-protein kinase has product MSKGQDEPATFGPYRVRGTLGRGGMGIVYWGEHRDTGQEVAIKTVEAAFGQVIASIRREIHALGRVRHPGIVQILAQGVDDGRPWYAMELLRGRTLRALIEARRPDEPLSHEELATICGVMRRLCEALSCLHGAEFVHRDLKPENIFLRDDGAPVLVDFGIAARFSGASGRDALETGVVTGSPPYMSPEQIRGDLVDARSDLYALGCILHECLTGHPPFEGPTPRDVIGKHLGEVPAPPSASVPGIPAALDRLVLALLAKRPQDRMGYAEDVAAALAAFAPAEATRRCWAEPYLYRPSFIGRHDVVWKLQAHLGAARGGEGRSVFIGGESGIGKTRLVAQIASLALRAGFSVVSGECVAFGAHGAGAAPLHPFRPLLLAIADHCRHAGTAETARILGERATMLAAYEPTLAALAPAKTAAEPLSILPSRAARQRVVAGLTETLLAYAETEPLLLAIDDLQWADELSLRFLRDLVFTPLVGRRMLVVGTYRTDEVGEALAGLLAAPGVSRVELGALDPASTRQVARDMLALPEMPQAFLDFLADASDGNPFFLAEYLRTALSEGLVYRDAGGVFRIAARGQDPSAVRAALRLPRSLAGLIERHLAGLDAPSRRLARLSATIGREVDEEVLRRAAGLPEATLMDALGSLRHAYVLEDGGGGRLRFLHEKLRERAYAEIPEDERRDAHARVGQALEEVFPDDQRVDHVEALAYHYGQSGQIERAAYYAEEAAAKAARAYALDDARRRYGDALALLEQLPQTEDVSRRRVNATVRWAEACLYEPSLRQIEVLADAREIAARIGDAGGVVRCDYWASWIAYAIGDHAGAIRISERAIDEARALGDHKHLYQLVLNLGQNYAAAGAYDEALASIRQGISMKEQSPWGGRTAGCAYGYGYLGMIHGDRGEFAEAHAYLDTALVITAELGRRSLEDSVLVQRAMVEGWQGAFEACAATATRARTLAESLGAPYVAAMSKTAEGLSLFSLGKREDGLALLQEAVQWIEATGTRLNVSWSYGALAEALALSGRAEEATTYARAALARAEAGDRIGLSTAHRALALATRGDAAREHLDAALKTARQKKSPREEALAHLCAARVFHDAGTPATAHEEAAAALAAFEAMGMAGFAEEARALLGSVALSGSTRAA; this is encoded by the coding sequence ATGTCCAAAGGGCAGGACGAGCCCGCGACGTTCGGACCCTACCGTGTCCGAGGCACCCTCGGGCGCGGGGGAATGGGGATCGTCTACTGGGGCGAGCACCGGGACACGGGGCAAGAGGTCGCCATCAAGACCGTCGAGGCGGCCTTTGGGCAGGTGATCGCCAGCATTCGCCGCGAAATTCACGCCCTCGGCCGCGTCCGCCACCCTGGCATCGTGCAGATCCTCGCCCAGGGCGTGGACGACGGGCGGCCGTGGTATGCCATGGAGCTGCTCCGCGGACGCACCTTGCGCGCGCTCATCGAGGCGCGGCGCCCCGACGAGCCCCTGTCGCACGAGGAGCTCGCGACGATCTGCGGCGTCATGCGCCGCCTCTGCGAGGCGCTGTCGTGCCTGCACGGCGCCGAGTTCGTCCACCGCGACCTCAAGCCGGAGAACATTTTTCTTCGCGACGACGGCGCCCCGGTGCTCGTCGATTTCGGGATCGCCGCCAGGTTCTCCGGAGCGAGCGGGCGCGACGCGCTCGAAACGGGCGTCGTGACGGGCAGCCCGCCTTATATGTCGCCCGAGCAGATCCGCGGCGACCTGGTGGACGCGCGGAGTGATCTGTATGCGCTCGGCTGCATCCTGCACGAATGCCTGACCGGCCATCCGCCGTTCGAGGGGCCCACGCCCCGCGACGTGATCGGAAAGCACCTCGGCGAGGTTCCGGCTCCGCCCTCGGCGAGCGTGCCCGGCATTCCCGCGGCGCTCGATCGCCTGGTCCTCGCGCTCCTCGCCAAACGACCGCAGGATCGAATGGGGTATGCCGAGGACGTGGCGGCCGCGCTCGCGGCCTTCGCGCCCGCCGAGGCCACGCGCCGGTGCTGGGCCGAGCCTTATCTCTACCGGCCGAGCTTCATCGGCCGGCACGACGTCGTCTGGAAGCTGCAAGCGCACCTCGGCGCCGCGCGGGGCGGGGAGGGGCGGAGCGTGTTCATCGGCGGCGAGAGCGGCATCGGCAAGACACGCCTCGTCGCCCAGATCGCGAGCCTCGCCCTGCGGGCGGGCTTTTCCGTCGTGAGCGGCGAATGCGTCGCGTTCGGCGCGCACGGGGCCGGCGCGGCGCCGCTCCATCCATTTCGCCCGCTCTTGCTCGCCATCGCCGACCATTGCCGGCACGCGGGCACCGCCGAGACGGCGCGTATCCTGGGCGAGCGCGCGACCATGCTCGCCGCCTACGAGCCCACGCTCGCCGCGCTCGCGCCCGCGAAGACCGCGGCCGAGCCGCTGTCGATCTTGCCCTCGCGGGCGGCCCGCCAGCGGGTCGTCGCCGGCCTGACCGAGACGCTGCTCGCCTATGCCGAGACCGAACCGCTGCTTCTGGCGATCGATGACCTGCAATGGGCGGACGAGCTCTCTCTGCGATTCTTGCGGGACCTCGTGTTCACGCCGCTCGTGGGCCGGCGCATGCTCGTGGTGGGGACGTACCGCACGGACGAGGTGGGCGAGGCGCTCGCGGGCCTGCTCGCGGCGCCCGGCGTGAGCCGTGTCGAGCTCGGCGCGCTCGATCCGGCGAGCACGCGGCAGGTCGCCCGCGACATGCTCGCGCTCCCCGAGATGCCTCAGGCCTTCCTCGATTTCTTGGCCGACGCGTCCGACGGAAATCCGTTTTTCCTGGCTGAATATTTGCGCACCGCCCTGTCCGAGGGGCTCGTGTACCGGGACGCTGGCGGCGTGTTCCGTATCGCCGCGCGGGGCCAGGATCCGAGCGCCGTGCGCGCCGCGCTCCGTTTGCCGCGGTCGCTCGCGGGCCTCATCGAGCGGCACCTCGCCGGGCTCGACGCGCCGAGCCGCAGGCTCGCCCGGCTCTCCGCGACGATCGGGCGCGAGGTGGACGAGGAGGTGCTCCGTCGCGCCGCGGGCCTGCCCGAGGCCACGCTGATGGACGCGCTCGGCAGTCTGCGCCACGCCTATGTGCTCGAAGACGGCGGCGGCGGGCGGCTCCGGTTCCTTCATGAAAAACTCCGCGAGCGCGCCTACGCCGAGATCCCCGAGGACGAGCGGAGGGACGCACACGCGCGCGTGGGGCAGGCCCTGGAGGAGGTGTTTCCGGACGATCAGCGGGTGGATCACGTCGAGGCGCTCGCGTACCATTATGGCCAGAGCGGGCAGATCGAGCGAGCGGCGTATTATGCCGAGGAGGCCGCGGCGAAGGCGGCGCGCGCGTATGCGCTCGACGACGCACGACGGCGGTACGGCGACGCGCTCGCGCTCCTCGAACAACTCCCGCAGACGGAGGACGTGTCGCGGCGGCGCGTGAACGCCACGGTACGCTGGGCCGAGGCGTGCTTGTACGAGCCGTCGCTCCGACAGATCGAGGTGCTCGCGGACGCGCGGGAGATCGCGGCTCGGATCGGGGACGCCGGCGGGGTGGTGCGTTGCGATTACTGGGCGAGCTGGATCGCGTATGCGATCGGCGATCACGCGGGGGCCATCCGGATCTCGGAGCGAGCGATCGACGAGGCCCGCGCGCTCGGCGATCACAAGCACCTCTACCAGCTCGTGCTCAACCTGGGGCAAAACTATGCCGCGGCCGGCGCGTACGACGAGGCCCTCGCTTCGATCCGCCAAGGCATTTCGATGAAGGAGCAATCGCCCTGGGGCGGGCGGACCGCGGGGTGCGCGTACGGCTACGGATACCTGGGCATGATTCACGGCGATCGAGGCGAATTCGCGGAGGCGCACGCCTACCTCGACACGGCGCTCGTCATCACCGCCGAGCTCGGGCGCCGCTCGCTCGAGGATTCGGTGCTCGTGCAGCGCGCGATGGTCGAGGGGTGGCAAGGCGCCTTCGAGGCGTGCGCGGCGACGGCGACGCGCGCGCGGACGCTCGCCGAGAGCCTGGGCGCTCCGTACGTCGCGGCCATGAGCAAGACCGCCGAGGGCCTTTCTCTCTTTTCGCTGGGCAAGCGGGAAGACGGGCTCGCGCTCCTGCAGGAAGCGGTGCAATGGATCGAGGCCACGGGGACCCGGCTCAATGTCTCGTGGAGTTATGGCGCGCTGGCCGAGGCGCTCGCGCTTTCGGGGCGGGCCGAGGAGGCGACGACGTATGCGCGCGCGGCGCTCGCGCGGGCCGAGGCGGGGGATCGCATCGGGCTCTCGACGGCGCACCGGGCGCTCGCGCTCGCGACGCGCGGGGACGCGGCGCGCGAGCACCTCGATGCGGCCCTCAAAACGGCGCGCCAGAAGAAATCACCACGCGAGGAGGCGCTCGCCCACCTCTGCGCGGCGAGGGTGTTTCACGACGCGGGGACGCCCGCCACGGCGCACGAGGAAGCGGCCGCGGCGCTCGCCGCGTTCGAGGCCATGGGAATGGCCGGGTTCGCCGAAGAGGCGCGCGCGCTCCTCGGCTCGGTCGCCCTTTCGGGGAGCACGCGCGCGGCATGA
- a CDS encoding cytochrome P450, producing MRTKDDSRIELDDVQGHLLLSYGKTFGMRHARFVFLHFEDVAAGRRWIAAKIPDITTARAAPPGPASTLNLAFTFEGLEALGLAAEELDSFPEEFRQGMAKRAVLLGDIGEDAPERWDLLPHGAPPLHAMAIVYARSQAEADARANELCAEVEATRTRILHVQTAAGLEGGREHFGFADGGSNPSVAGDGSGAPPGRVLEPGAFLLDHPDDFGAVASRPSPKELRRNGTYLALRKLRQDVPGFRRFVAENAAMLGMDAELVAAKLMGRWRSGVPLVLAPEKDEPNTPPERRDDFAYRTEDPQGLRCPFGAHIRRANPRDARPIARRTAVGTHRLLRRGMAYGPPLPEGQDEDHVDRGLIFIAYCASLSLQFEIVQQWLNNGNVSGEPSTVHDPVVGSSFSQGTFTVPVAGPNGELASVHTLCGLPSFVRARGGAYFFVPGINALRYLVNVVQPETQPIEKFLPKYALAQNDEDKKDCVEACLLDPVTARRPFCDTANNWRALRKQAPIFETPHGVLVSRWRDVQEVLAKPEIFSVQEYDARMAATVGPFFLGFDGERHKREASIARLVIRPRDLPRVLERARFVTHVLLDLAKKRAHGEPDFVPQIVIASVVRTAGEYFGVPGPSDEDLFLWLSVASAYIFFPLPSDERAAAGAAAGIAFQQYLDELLRAREMAIATGTSAGDDVLGRLLALPAAHGLDRAGIRRTLGGLVSGTIVPTAMTLLHALAYLQGAREAAEQAREAAAKRDMERLKDILLEAARFDPYPSLLYRTAMTDCELAAGTPRATRIGKGSRVIVSLASAMADEEALEHPEAFQPGRPDEHSLLFGHGSHACIGRFLAGPLMAEIAAPLLALGA from the coding sequence ATGAGAACGAAAGACGATTCCAGGATCGAGCTCGACGACGTGCAGGGCCACCTCCTGCTCTCCTACGGCAAGACGTTCGGCATGCGCCACGCGCGCTTCGTGTTCCTGCATTTCGAGGATGTCGCCGCCGGGCGGCGGTGGATCGCCGCGAAGATCCCCGACATCACGACGGCCCGCGCCGCGCCGCCGGGGCCTGCCTCCACGCTGAACCTCGCGTTCACGTTCGAGGGGCTCGAAGCGCTGGGGCTCGCCGCCGAGGAGCTCGACAGCTTCCCGGAGGAGTTTCGCCAGGGAATGGCGAAGCGCGCGGTGCTCCTCGGCGACATCGGCGAAGACGCGCCCGAGCGCTGGGACCTCTTGCCCCATGGCGCGCCGCCCCTGCACGCGATGGCCATCGTTTACGCGCGCAGCCAGGCCGAGGCGGACGCACGGGCAAACGAGCTCTGCGCCGAGGTCGAGGCCACGCGGACGCGTATTCTCCACGTGCAGACGGCGGCGGGGCTCGAGGGCGGGCGGGAGCATTTCGGGTTTGCCGACGGCGGCAGCAACCCGAGCGTGGCCGGCGACGGGAGCGGCGCGCCCCCGGGGCGTGTGCTCGAACCCGGCGCGTTCCTGCTCGATCACCCCGACGATTTCGGCGCTGTCGCCTCCCGACCGAGCCCGAAGGAGCTGCGCCGCAATGGCACGTACCTCGCCTTGCGCAAGTTGCGCCAGGACGTCCCCGGGTTCCGCCGGTTCGTCGCGGAAAACGCGGCGATGCTGGGCATGGACGCGGAGCTCGTCGCCGCGAAGCTCATGGGGCGCTGGCGGAGCGGCGTGCCGCTGGTGCTCGCCCCCGAAAAGGACGAACCGAACACGCCACCCGAGCGGCGTGACGATTTCGCCTACCGGACCGAGGATCCGCAGGGCCTCCGCTGCCCGTTCGGCGCGCACATCCGGCGCGCCAACCCGCGCGACGCCAGGCCCATTGCGAGGCGCACCGCGGTCGGCACGCACCGGCTCCTCCGACGCGGGATGGCGTATGGCCCGCCGCTGCCGGAGGGCCAGGACGAGGACCACGTGGATCGAGGGCTCATCTTCATCGCCTATTGCGCATCGCTCTCGCTCCAGTTCGAGATCGTGCAGCAATGGCTGAACAACGGCAACGTCAGCGGCGAGCCGAGCACGGTCCACGACCCCGTCGTCGGCTCCTCGTTCTCCCAAGGGACCTTTACCGTGCCCGTGGCCGGCCCGAACGGCGAGCTTGCCTCCGTTCATACGCTCTGCGGGCTGCCGAGCTTCGTGCGGGCGCGGGGCGGCGCGTATTTCTTCGTGCCCGGCATCAACGCGCTCCGCTACCTCGTGAACGTGGTCCAACCTGAGACCCAGCCCATCGAAAAATTCCTCCCCAAATATGCGCTCGCGCAAAACGACGAGGACAAAAAGGATTGCGTCGAGGCCTGCCTCCTGGACCCGGTGACCGCGCGGCGGCCGTTCTGCGACACCGCGAACAACTGGCGCGCGCTGCGCAAGCAAGCGCCGATCTTCGAGACGCCGCATGGCGTGCTCGTGTCGCGGTGGCGGGACGTGCAGGAGGTCCTCGCCAAACCCGAGATCTTCTCGGTCCAGGAATACGACGCCCGCATGGCGGCCACCGTCGGGCCGTTTTTCCTGGGCTTCGACGGCGAACGCCACAAGCGCGAGGCGTCGATCGCGCGCCTCGTCATCCGGCCGCGGGATCTGCCCCGCGTGCTCGAGCGCGCCCGCTTCGTCACGCACGTGCTGCTCGACCTCGCAAAAAAACGCGCGCATGGCGAGCCGGACTTCGTTCCCCAGATCGTCATCGCCTCGGTGGTGCGGACGGCGGGCGAATACTTCGGCGTCCCCGGTCCGTCCGACGAGGACCTGTTCCTATGGCTCAGCGTGGCGTCGGCCTACATCTTTTTCCCGCTCCCGAGCGACGAGCGCGCGGCCGCCGGCGCCGCGGCCGGCATTGCGTTCCAGCAGTACCTCGACGAGCTCCTGCGCGCGCGGGAGATGGCGATCGCTACCGGAACCTCCGCGGGCGACGACGTGCTCGGCCGGCTCCTCGCGCTGCCCGCGGCGCATGGGCTCGACCGCGCTGGCATTCGTCGAACCCTGGGCGGGCTCGTCTCCGGGACGATCGTGCCGACGGCGATGACCCTCCTTCATGCCCTGGCGTACCTCCAAGGGGCGCGAGAGGCCGCCGAGCAAGCGCGCGAGGCCGCGGCGAAGCGGGACATGGAGCGGCTGAAAGACATCCTGCTCGAAGCCGCGCGGTTCGACCCCTATCCGTCGTTGCTCTACAGGACCGCCATGACCGATTGCGAGCTCGCCGCGGGGACGCCCCGCGCGACCCGGATCGGAAAAGGCAGCCGGGTCATCGTCTCGCTCGCCTCGGCCATGGCCGACGAGGAGGCCCTCGAACACCCCGAGGCCTTCCAGCCGGGCCGCCCGGACGAGCATTCCCTCCTCTTCGGCCACGGATCCCACGCTTGTATTGGGCGATTCCTGGCCGGCCCGCTGATGGCAGAAATCGCGGCCCCGCTGCTCGCCCTGGGGGCCTGA
- a CDS encoding patatin-like phospholipase family protein — MNDRTSSDCNEIYRRVPDDDDARCDLVMKGGVTSGVVYPSAVLRLAKQRRFRCIGGASAGAIAAAAAAAAEYGRADGGGFARFERMQEDLDREGFLMGLFQPTAQARPIFEVLLLAKRLRDRQRPDGAQKRMRPPARRLLAEMRKADIDSICAACPGEGYTRGRRWGACVGALVSLVVVVPAAALFLSILHHLPTPRAGELSWLPLLLGLSLCGVFLVSGAYLGGIAGSLLASVRHVHDDEGKSLFGLCTGSTEGDVISGHVPLTAWMHAGLQEMAGLPTDRPLTVGMLHARGIHFKVVTSDLNVRQPRAVPEEELDGTIKKDRSFVFEEHEMRRLFPESVVRFMVDTAPAPEGAALPPGYHVFPMDEHLPVVVAMRMSLSFPVLLCAVPLYTVEASGELRRHWFSDGGIGINFPIHFFDSWFPRFPTFGINLREKAPHSKESRPAEGDDVSLPEPRDGHTSSPSFREITDMKDFLWAVFELAQSFRDDSQAALPGYRERVAHVYLEKNEGGLNLDMNLATIARLVEKGDTAGRLFLERFDFPQHRWVRTLLLMSRMEVELGHLCQRFTPRGLRQELHELLEKEQEAYRSDKPWYGAVSPSEEEWFRQARARMDALVDLMTRWSELQETWRQRHPTEAFFFAERRLSPAGKLRFTPEV, encoded by the coding sequence ATGAACGATCGAACAAGCAGCGATTGCAATGAGATCTACCGACGCGTACCGGACGACGACGACGCGCGGTGCGACCTCGTCATGAAGGGCGGCGTCACGAGCGGCGTCGTGTATCCGTCGGCCGTCCTCCGGCTCGCCAAGCAGCGCCGCTTCCGTTGCATTGGCGGCGCCTCGGCCGGGGCCATCGCGGCCGCGGCCGCTGCGGCGGCCGAGTATGGCCGCGCCGACGGAGGTGGCTTCGCCCGGTTCGAGCGCATGCAAGAGGACCTCGACCGGGAGGGTTTTTTGATGGGGCTCTTCCAGCCGACCGCGCAGGCTCGCCCGATCTTCGAAGTGCTCCTCCTCGCGAAGCGCCTGCGTGACCGGCAGCGGCCAGACGGAGCGCAAAAACGCATGCGCCCTCCCGCTCGGCGCCTCCTTGCTGAAATGCGAAAGGCAGATATCGATTCCATCTGCGCGGCTTGCCCCGGTGAAGGCTACACGCGGGGGCGGCGGTGGGGCGCGTGCGTCGGCGCGCTCGTCTCCCTCGTCGTCGTGGTCCCGGCCGCGGCGCTCTTCCTGTCCATCCTGCACCATCTCCCGACGCCACGCGCGGGCGAGCTCTCGTGGCTCCCCCTGCTCCTTGGTTTGTCCCTTTGCGGGGTTTTCCTCGTGTCCGGCGCCTATCTCGGTGGAATCGCGGGCTCGCTCCTCGCGAGCGTCCGGCACGTCCACGACGACGAGGGCAAGAGCCTATTCGGCCTGTGCACGGGATCCACCGAGGGGGACGTGATCTCCGGCCACGTCCCGCTCACCGCATGGATGCACGCGGGCCTCCAGGAGATGGCCGGCCTGCCCACCGATCGGCCCCTCACCGTGGGAATGCTTCATGCGAGAGGCATTCACTTCAAGGTGGTCACGTCCGACCTCAACGTCCGGCAGCCTCGCGCTGTCCCCGAGGAGGAGCTCGACGGGACGATCAAAAAAGACAGGTCGTTCGTCTTCGAGGAACACGAAATGAGGCGCCTCTTCCCCGAGAGCGTCGTGCGCTTCATGGTGGACACCGCGCCCGCGCCCGAGGGCGCCGCGCTCCCGCCCGGCTACCACGTCTTTCCGATGGACGAGCATTTGCCCGTGGTCGTGGCGATGCGCATGAGCCTCAGCTTCCCCGTGCTCCTCTGCGCGGTGCCGCTCTACACCGTCGAGGCGTCGGGAGAGCTCCGGCGCCATTGGTTCAGCGACGGCGGCATCGGCATCAACTTCCCGATCCACTTCTTCGATAGCTGGTTCCCCCGCTTTCCGACCTTCGGGATCAACCTGCGGGAGAAGGCGCCGCATTCGAAGGAGAGCCGCCCTGCGGAGGGCGACGACGTGTCCTTGCCCGAGCCGCGGGACGGCCACACGTCGAGCCCATCGTTTCGCGAGATCACCGACATGAAGGATTTTTTATGGGCGGTCTTCGAGCTGGCGCAGAGCTTCCGGGACGACAGCCAGGCGGCGCTGCCCGGCTACCGCGAGCGTGTCGCCCACGTCTACCTCGAAAAAAACGAGGGCGGGCTCAACCTGGACATGAACCTCGCGACCATCGCGCGGCTCGTCGAGAAGGGCGACACCGCGGGGCGCCTTTTTCTCGAACGATTCGATTTCCCGCAGCATCGATGGGTGCGCACGCTGCTCCTGATGTCGCGCATGGAGGTCGAGCTCGGGCACCTCTGCCAGCGTTTTACCCCGCGTGGCCTCCGGCAGGAGCTCCACGAGCTCCTCGAAAAGGAGCAAGAAGCGTATCGCAGCGACAAGCCGTGGTACGGCGCCGTGAGCCCATCCGAGGAGGAATGGTTCCGCCAGGCCCGGGCGCGGATGGATGCGCTCGTCGATCTGATGACCCGGTGGTCCGAGCTCCAGGAGACCTGGCGACAGCGCCACCCGACCGAGGCGTTTTTCTTCGCCGAGCGAAGGCTCAGCCCGGCGGGGAAGCTGCGCTTCACGCCCGAAGTATGA
- a CDS encoding alpha/beta fold hydrolase, which yields MSTDKPAAPVEPRSFVHPDGRLHDVGGHRLWVEQAGAGETVVLLSGLGPAGSHVIFHPHFDALAADHRVVYVDLHGRGRSDVPADLRSITFESDVADVAALLRSLGVGPVHLYGFSYGGLLAQALALDHPALVRTLVLANSVHSPEMWQQNHANINRELANQCPEVWARIEAMRAEGIPSTDPRMQREFSVAAPLVRFFNPDNARRLATEPGARNVELYPLFCGADVDFIIGGEVARIPDFRPRLKDVAVPMLVLAGRFDRALYPALQRQFLTFAPSAEFHVLERSGSFAHVEEPDEVLRILRAFWARAEAPRLA from the coding sequence ATGAGCACGGACAAACCTGCCGCGCCCGTGGAGCCTCGATCGTTCGTTCACCCGGACGGGCGGCTCCACGACGTCGGCGGGCATCGCCTCTGGGTGGAGCAGGCCGGCGCGGGCGAGACCGTGGTCTTGCTCTCCGGCCTCGGCCCCGCCGGCTCGCACGTGATCTTTCACCCGCATTTCGACGCGCTCGCCGCCGACCATCGGGTCGTGTACGTCGACCTCCATGGGCGTGGCCGTTCGGACGTCCCCGCCGATTTGCGGTCGATCACGTTCGAGAGCGACGTCGCCGACGTGGCCGCGCTGCTCCGGTCCCTCGGCGTCGGTCCCGTACATTTGTACGGATTCTCGTACGGCGGGCTCCTCGCGCAGGCGTTAGCCCTCGACCACCCTGCCCTCGTGCGCACGCTGGTCCTCGCCAACAGCGTGCACAGCCCGGAGATGTGGCAGCAAAACCATGCCAACATCAACCGGGAGCTCGCGAACCAGTGTCCGGAGGTATGGGCGCGGATCGAGGCGATGCGCGCCGAGGGCATTCCCTCGACCGATCCGCGCATGCAGCGGGAGTTTTCCGTGGCCGCGCCGCTCGTGCGGTTTTTCAACCCCGACAACGCCCGCCGGCTCGCCACGGAGCCGGGCGCTCGCAACGTCGAGCTGTATCCGCTGTTTTGCGGGGCCGACGTCGATTTCATCATCGGCGGCGAGGTCGCCCGCATTCCGGACTTCCGGCCGCGGCTCAAAGACGTGGCCGTCCCGATGCTCGTGCTCGCCGGCCGCTTCGACCGGGCGCTCTACCCTGCCCTGCAGCGCCAGTTCCTGACCTTCGCGCCCTCGGCCGAATTTCATGTCCTCGAGCGCAGCGGCTCGTTCGCGCACGTCGAGGAGCCCGACGAGGTGCTCCGGATCCTGCGCGCCTTCTGGGCGCGCGCCGAAGCTCCGCGCCTTGCCTGA
- a CDS encoding ATP-grasp domain-containing protein, whose translation MPRSDPNGPVVIVDPYSSGALFAPAFKAAGVPVVAVASSPAPPAVYAASYRPEHFQTILTATEDLEPLVERLRALGPRCVLPGCESGVELADALAPLVVPDVANDPEKASARRHKGDMAAAVARAGLPILRQLCTSDADEVDAWLRRSSLAGRDLVIKPPKSASTDGVTRVPRGEGWREVFDSMLGRPNRLGIVNDRLLVQEYVTGTEYVVDTFSYEGKHTVTDVCRYHKVDNGPYMAVYERMEWLSPKTPGIERLIGYTRGVLDAVGLRFGAAHVELMLTREGPRLIEIGARPHGGGQPRFCRIATGDSQVDRTVRYFARLGHVREGFGLQTHVLVVFLIVRRPGIVRNVEIFGEVEALVSHHFSAIRFRNGDCLEPTRDLFGSLDLGFVVLAHADRSQVHADYHKIRDIERRLWLDDSKGAQA comes from the coding sequence ATGCCTCGCAGTGACCCGAACGGGCCGGTCGTGATCGTCGACCCCTACTCCTCGGGCGCCCTCTTCGCGCCCGCGTTCAAGGCGGCCGGCGTCCCGGTGGTGGCGGTCGCCTCCAGCCCTGCGCCGCCGGCCGTCTACGCCGCCTCCTACCGGCCGGAGCACTTCCAGACGATCCTCACCGCGACCGAGGACCTCGAACCCCTCGTGGAGCGCCTGCGGGCCCTCGGCCCTCGGTGCGTGCTGCCCGGCTGCGAGTCCGGCGTGGAGCTCGCGGACGCGCTTGCGCCCCTCGTCGTCCCGGACGTCGCCAACGACCCCGAGAAGGCGAGCGCGCGCCGGCACAAGGGCGACATGGCGGCGGCCGTGGCCCGGGCCGGCCTCCCCATCCTCCGGCAGCTCTGCACGAGCGACGCCGACGAGGTCGACGCGTGGCTCCGCCGTTCGAGCCTCGCCGGCCGGGACCTCGTGATCAAGCCGCCGAAGAGCGCCAGCACCGACGGCGTCACCCGCGTGCCCCGCGGCGAAGGGTGGCGGGAGGTCTTCGATTCGATGCTGGGTCGCCCGAACCGCCTCGGCATCGTCAACGATCGGCTCCTCGTGCAGGAATACGTGACCGGCACCGAATACGTGGTGGATACGTTCAGCTACGAGGGAAAACACACCGTCACCGACGTGTGCCGCTACCACAAGGTGGACAACGGCCCGTACATGGCGGTCTACGAGCGCATGGAATGGTTGTCCCCGAAAACACCGGGGATCGAACGCTTGATCGGCTACACGCGTGGCGTGCTCGACGCGGTCGGGCTCCGGTTCGGCGCGGCGCACGTGGAGCTGATGCTCACCCGGGAGGGCCCGCGGCTCATCGAAATCGGCGCGCGCCCGCACGGCGGTGGACAGCCGAGGTTCTGCCGCATCGCGACCGGCGACAGCCAGGTGGACCGGACCGTGCGTTATTTCGCCCGGCTCGGGCACGTCCGGGAAGGGTTTGGCCTGCAAACCCACGTCCTCGTGGTCTTCCTGATCGTCCGAAGGCCGGGCATCGTGCGGAACGTCGAGATCTTCGGCGAGGTCGAGGCGCTCGTGAGCCACCATTTCTCGGCCATCCGCTTCCGGAACGGAGATTGTCTCGAGCCCACGAGGGATCTCTTCGGCAGCCTGGACCTCGGCTTCGTGGTCCTCGCGCACGCGGACCGCTCCCAGGTGCACGCCGATTACCACAAGATCCGTGACATCGAGCGGCGGCTCTGGCTCGACGATTCCAAGGGAGCGCAAGCATGA